A single genomic interval of Musa acuminata AAA Group cultivar baxijiao chromosome BXJ3-4, Cavendish_Baxijiao_AAA, whole genome shotgun sequence harbors:
- the LOC103982881 gene encoding ADP-ribosylation factor GTPase-activating protein AGD5 isoform X2 produces the protein MNEKASVSKELNAKHKKILEGLMKLPENRECADCKTKGPRWASVNLGIFICMQCSGIHRSLGVHISKVRSATLDTWLPEQVTFIQTMGNEKSNSYWEAELPPNYDRVGIENFIRAKYEDKRWIPRHGSSRSPSRAPEEITSEFQQRHNGTVGCKFTNNLNSVEEQRKPSQLNAMKNNPVAPEVPSQVSLVTKGEAIMHKTDSSQSPAQSKADVPHKVDTPAPPPKVDYVSDLFHMLTVETPSENSLESSSKDDNSWAGFQSAEVTTAADQKCSTKPVENPRQSISGIEDLFKDSPPLMVSSSSVKSQASIKNDIMSLFEKSNMVSPYSVHQQQLAFLSQQQAILMAVAKSGTVNPTLSGSSNQPAVTGLHAPNINVLYQNWPNIGYQAPGVTPLDGQKDFNNFSQLGNLMQGHPSGNYSHIHTSGMYSRGLPSVINGAATSGTSKAVASPASVVTSNKSAKEYDFSSLTHGMLPKH, from the exons ATGAACGAGAAGGCCTCCGTCTCCAAGGAACTCAATGCCAAACACAAAAAG ATATTGGAGGGGCTTATGAAGTTACCAGAGAATCGGGAATGCGCTGATTGTAAAACCAA AGGTCCCAGGTGGGCCAGCGTTAATCTAGGAATTTTCATATGCATGCAGTGTTCTGGAATCCACAGAAGTTTAGGAGTACACATATCAAAG GTTAGGTCTGCCACATTGGATACATGGCTTCCAGAGCAGGTCACATTTATTCAAA CTATGGGAAATGAGAAGTCAAACAGCTACTGGGAAGCTGAACTGCCTCCAAACTATGACAGAGTTGGAATTGAAAATTTTATTCGTGCAAA ATATGAAGATAAAAGATGGATACCTAGGCATGGATCATCTAGATCACCTTCAAGGGCACCAGAGGAGATAACATCTGAATTTCAGCAGAGGCATAATGGTACAGTCGGGTGTAAATTCACCAACAACTTAAATTCCGTAGAGGAGCAACGTAAACCTTCACAGTTAAATGCCATGAAAAATAACCCAGTGGCACCTGAAGTACCCAGTCAG GTTTCCTTGGTAACAAAAGGGGAGGCAATCATGCACAAGACTGATTCTTCACAATCTCCAGCTCAGTCTAAAGCAGATGTGCCACACAAAGTTGATACGCCAGCACCACCTCCAAAAGTTGATTATGTATCTGATCTTTTTCATATGCTTACAGTGGAGACCCCTAGTGAGAACAGTTTAGAATCATCTTCCAAAGATGATAATTCATGGGCAGGATTCCAGT CTGCAGAGGTGACAACTGCTGCAGACCAAAAATGTAGCACAAAACCAGTTGAAAATCCAAGGCAATCAATATCAGGAATTGAGGACTTATTCAAAGATTCTCCACCTCTGATGGTGTCTTCAAGTTCAGTCAAGTCCCAGGCAAGCATAAAAAACGACATTATGAGCCTCTTCGAAAAG TCCAATATGGTGTCACCATATTCCGTTCATCAACAGCAGCTTGCATTCCTTTCCCAGCAACAGGCTATTCTTATGGCTGTTGCTAAATCAGGCACTGTGAATCCAACATTGTCTGGGAGTTCCAATCAACCAGCCGTTACTGGCTTGCATGCACCTAACATAAATGTCCTATATCAAAACTGGCCCAACATTGGCTATCAAGCCCCAGGAGTAACCCCACTCGATGGTCAAAAGGATTTCAACAACTTCAGTCAG CTTGGAAATCTGATGCAAGGACATCCTTCAGGGAATTACAGTCATATTCATACATCCGG GATGTACTCTAGGGGATTGCCTTCGGTGATCAATGGAGCAGCAACTAGTGGAACAAGTAAAGCTGTGGCTTCTCCAGCCTCTGTTGTCACCTCCAACAAATCAGCCAAAGAGTACGACTTTTCCTCGTTAACCCATGGAATGTTACCCAAACATTGA
- the LOC103982881 gene encoding ADP-ribosylation factor GTPase-activating protein AGD5 isoform X1, with translation MNEKASVSKELNAKHKKILEGLMKLPENRECADCKTKGPRWASVNLGIFICMQCSGIHRSLGVHISKVRSATLDTWLPEQVTFIQTMGNEKSNSYWEAELPPNYDRVGIENFIRAKYEDKRWIPRHGSSRSPSRAPEEITSEFQQRHNGTVGCKFTNNLNSVEEQRKPSQLNAMKNNPVAPEVPSQVSLVTKGEAIMHKTDSSQSPAQSKADVPHKVDTPAPPPKVDYVSDLFHMLTVETPSENSLESSSKDDNSWAGFQSAEVTTAADQKCSTKPVENPRQSISGIEDLFKDSPPLMVSSSSVKSQASIKNDIMSLFEKSNMVSPYSVHQQQLAFLSQQQAILMAVAKSGTVNPTLSGSSNQPAVTGLHAPNINVLYQNWPNIGYQAPGVTPLDGQKDFNNFSQLGNLMQGHPSGNYSHIHTSGYTDHPPIRMYSRGLPSVINGAATSGTSKAVASPASVVTSNKSAKEYDFSSLTHGMLPKH, from the exons ATGAACGAGAAGGCCTCCGTCTCCAAGGAACTCAATGCCAAACACAAAAAG ATATTGGAGGGGCTTATGAAGTTACCAGAGAATCGGGAATGCGCTGATTGTAAAACCAA AGGTCCCAGGTGGGCCAGCGTTAATCTAGGAATTTTCATATGCATGCAGTGTTCTGGAATCCACAGAAGTTTAGGAGTACACATATCAAAG GTTAGGTCTGCCACATTGGATACATGGCTTCCAGAGCAGGTCACATTTATTCAAA CTATGGGAAATGAGAAGTCAAACAGCTACTGGGAAGCTGAACTGCCTCCAAACTATGACAGAGTTGGAATTGAAAATTTTATTCGTGCAAA ATATGAAGATAAAAGATGGATACCTAGGCATGGATCATCTAGATCACCTTCAAGGGCACCAGAGGAGATAACATCTGAATTTCAGCAGAGGCATAATGGTACAGTCGGGTGTAAATTCACCAACAACTTAAATTCCGTAGAGGAGCAACGTAAACCTTCACAGTTAAATGCCATGAAAAATAACCCAGTGGCACCTGAAGTACCCAGTCAG GTTTCCTTGGTAACAAAAGGGGAGGCAATCATGCACAAGACTGATTCTTCACAATCTCCAGCTCAGTCTAAAGCAGATGTGCCACACAAAGTTGATACGCCAGCACCACCTCCAAAAGTTGATTATGTATCTGATCTTTTTCATATGCTTACAGTGGAGACCCCTAGTGAGAACAGTTTAGAATCATCTTCCAAAGATGATAATTCATGGGCAGGATTCCAGT CTGCAGAGGTGACAACTGCTGCAGACCAAAAATGTAGCACAAAACCAGTTGAAAATCCAAGGCAATCAATATCAGGAATTGAGGACTTATTCAAAGATTCTCCACCTCTGATGGTGTCTTCAAGTTCAGTCAAGTCCCAGGCAAGCATAAAAAACGACATTATGAGCCTCTTCGAAAAG TCCAATATGGTGTCACCATATTCCGTTCATCAACAGCAGCTTGCATTCCTTTCCCAGCAACAGGCTATTCTTATGGCTGTTGCTAAATCAGGCACTGTGAATCCAACATTGTCTGGGAGTTCCAATCAACCAGCCGTTACTGGCTTGCATGCACCTAACATAAATGTCCTATATCAAAACTGGCCCAACATTGGCTATCAAGCCCCAGGAGTAACCCCACTCGATGGTCAAAAGGATTTCAACAACTTCAGTCAG CTTGGAAATCTGATGCAAGGACATCCTTCAGGGAATTACAGTCATATTCATACATCCGGGTATACTGACCACCCTCCCATTAG GATGTACTCTAGGGGATTGCCTTCGGTGATCAATGGAGCAGCAACTAGTGGAACAAGTAAAGCTGTGGCTTCTCCAGCCTCTGTTGTCACCTCCAACAAATCAGCCAAAGAGTACGACTTTTCCTCGTTAACCCATGGAATGTTACCCAAACATTGA
- the LOC135634827 gene encoding B3 domain-containing protein Os07g0563300-like isoform X2 translates to MSSSSSAAVVTAKICFNSECKEPLPDPLPTRRKGWRLRSGEIADLCDRCSCSFEQGNFCETFHSDDGGWRNCKTCGKRVHCGCVVSVSTYVLLDAGGVDCVACARKSLVMAPNQVASSPMFMSQQGPERREFPAKSWKPVSGPFFGQWRQAPHMWNMTSAQSDLQQRLSYEFDRPNCIEKLAPGGRYSILAHEKKFENISEKPITGNLNNVARERYANGKVGIDAASTFGAYHGEGNADTVQDSCRLVGDSDSVSTRKSVNADPCSTSSSGANLDAHPNSCVNSLPSSAIKEDSSSLGLTAVFQSTNCSKEPTRFSANQSQSQTDPLSKQFYPPSVIDPEVQSQMRNGKTRVDNRTRSQLLPRYWPRITDQELQQISGGGDSNSVITPLFEKMLSASDAGRIGRLVLPKKCAEAYFPIISQPEGLPLKVQDASGKDWVFQFRYWPNNNSRMYVLEGVTPCIQAMQLQAGDTVTFSRIDPEGKLIMGFRKASCGSSEQDSQAVKSGNGFSTPPESDNKGTTKDFKGKTESRNLINTPEQRNCSNFANEGVLQKDGLSARSSQGTRRKGGNLGSKSKRLRIENEDSMELKLTWEEAQQLLRPPPNCVPSVVLVEGHEFEEYEEAPVLGKRTYFTTNQSGENYQWAQCEDCSKWRRLPVDALLPSRWTCSNNTWDTERSLCSAAQELSLEQLAELIPCKTGAPKRSKVKVETDNIEVSDGLDTLANLAILGEGENLPPSSQPTTKHPRHRPGCTCIVCIQPPSGKGPKHKQSCTCNVCLTVKRRFRTLMLRREKRQSEKEAETARKQQKQQPNQSSPVKAQVCSDSLKSGLSVNNSPHKAMTNEEGISDEGVERRRASPSPLKAPQIDLNIQPEREEETSPKCESGSMMRLLQDAAT, encoded by the exons ATGTCTTCTTCTTCGTCGGCAGCAGTGGTCACAGCCAAGATCTGCTTCAACTCCGAGTGCAAGGAGCCGTTGCCGGACCCCCTGCCCACCAGAAGAAAGGGGTGGCGCCTCCGCTCAGGCGAGATCGCCGACCTCTGCGACCGATGCTC CTGCTCGTTCGAGCAAGGCAATTTCTGCGAAACGTTTCACTCTGACGATGGAGGTTGGAGGAACTGTAAAACGTGCGGCAAG CGGGTGCATTGCGGGTGTGTCGTTTCTGTTTCTACGTACGTGTTACTTGATGCTGGTGGAGTTGATTGCGTTGCATGTGCCAGGAAATCTCTTGTCATG GCACCAAATCAGGTAGCATCTTCTCCTATGTTTATGTCCCAACAAGGACCTGAGAGGAGGGAATTTCCTGCTAAAAGCTGGAAACCTGTGAGTGGTCCATTTTTTGGACAGTGGCGTCAAGCACCACATATGTGGAATATGACAAGTGCACAATCAGATCTGCAACAGAGGCTGTCATACGAATTTGACAGACCTAATTGCATCGAAAAACTTGCTCCTGGTGGGCGCTATTCCATTTTAGCACATGAGAAGAAATTTGAGAACATATCTGAGAAACCAATCACTGGCAACCTTAATAACGTTGCAAGAGAAAGATATGCCAATGGCAAAGTAGGTATTGATGCAGCTTCTACATTTGGTGCATATCATGGAGAAGGCAATGCTGATACAGTGCAAGATTCTTGCCGCCTAGTTGGAGATAGTGATTCTGTCTCTACAAGGAAATCGGTGAATGCAGACCCTTGTTCCACCAGCTCTTCTGGTGCTAACCTTGATGCACATCCAAATTCATGTGTAAACTCGTTACCCTCATCTGCAATAAAAGAGGATTCTTCATCTCTTGGGTTAACTGCTGTTTTTCAATCCACAAATTGCTCGAAGGAGCCAACTAGATTTTCTGCAAACCAATCACAATCTCAAACAGATCCTCTGTCGAAGCAGTTTTACCCTCCAAGTGTGATAGATCCTGAAGTACAAAGTCAAATGCGCAATGGAAAAACTCGAGTAGATAACCGAACACGGTCCCAATTACTTCCTCGATATTGGCCTAGAATAACAGATCAAGAGTTACAACAAATATCCGGTGGTGGAGA TTCAAACTCTGTGATTACTCCATTATTCGAAAAGATGTTAAGTGCTAGTGATGCCGGTCGGATTGGACGTCTAGTACTGCCAAAAAAATGTGCTGAG GCCTACTTCCCTATAATTTCTCAGCCTGAAGGACTTCCTTTGAAAGTTCAGGACGCAAGTGGCAAGGATTGGGTGTTTCAATTTCGTTACTGGCCTAATAATAACAGCCGAATGTATGTTTTGGAGGGGGTTACCCCTTGTATTCAGGCAATGCAATTGCAAGCGGGTGACACAG TAACATTTAGTCGGATAGATCCAGAAGGGAAATTGATTATGGGATTCAGAAAGGCTTCTTGTGGCTCCAGCGAACAG GACTCCCAAGCAGTTAAATCTGGCAATGGTTTCTCAACACCTCCAGAGAGTGACAACAAGGGCACCACTAAAGATTTTAAAGGCAAAACAGAATCAAGGAACTTGATCAATACACCAGAGCAGCGAAACTGCTCTAACTTTGCAAACGAAGGTGTGTTACAAAAAGATGGGCTTAGTGCTAGGTCCTCACAGGGTACTAGAAGGAAAGGTGGCAATCTTGGTTCCAAGAGTAAACGTCTACGAATTGAAAATGAGGACTCCATGGAATTAAAGTTAACATGGGAAGAGGCTCAACAGCTGCTCCGTCCACCTCCTAACTGTGTTCCTAGTGTTGTTCTGGTTGAAGGTCATGAGTTTGAAGAATATGAG GAAGCACCGGTACTTGGGAAGCGTACATACTTTACCACTAACCAATCTGG GGAGAATTATCAATGGGCTCAGTGTGAAGATTGCTCGAAATGGCGCCGACTGCCTGTGGATGCACTTCTGCCATCAAGATGGACCTGTTCTAACAATACATGGGATACTGAAAG GTCTCTGTGCTCAGCTGCTCAGGAATTGAGCTTGGAGCAGCTAGCAGAATTGATCCCTTGTAAAACAG GTGCACCCAAGAGGTCCAAGGTCAAAGTTGAAACCGACAACATTGAAGTTTCAGATGGGCTGGATACTCTTGCTAACCTTGCCATTCTTGGTGAGGGTGAGAACCTCCCCCCTTCTTCCCAGCCCACGACAAAGCATCCAAGGCATAGGCCTGGCTGTACATGCATTGTATGCATACAGCCCCCAAGTGGCAAGGGCCCCAAGCACAAGCAGAGTTGCACATGCAATGTTTGCCTTACAGTCAAGCGGAGGTTCAGGACACTCATGCTTAGGCGGGAGAAGCGTCAGTCAGAGAAGGAAGCTGAGACTGCAAGAAAGCAACAGAAACAACAGCCCAACCAATCATCACCAGTGAAAGCACAAGTCTGCAGCGACTCATTAAAATCTGGTCTGAGTGTGAACAATTCCCCTCATAAAGCAATGACAAACGAGGAGGGGATTAGTGACGAGGGGGTCGAACGCAGAAGGGCATCCCCATCACCTCTCAAGGCCCCTCAGATTGATTTGAACATTCAACCAGAGCGAGAGGAAGAGACCTCACCAAAATGTGAGTCTGGTAGCATGATGAGGCTTCTCCAAGATGCTGCAACTTGA
- the LOC135634827 gene encoding B3 domain-containing protein Os07g0563300-like isoform X1 codes for MSSSSSAAVVTAKICFNSECKEPLPDPLPTRRKGWRLRSGEIADLCDRCSCSFEQGNFCETFHSDDGGWRNCKTCGKRVHCGCVVSVSTYVLLDAGGVDCVACARKSLVMAPNQVASSPMFMSQQGPERREFPAKSWKPVSGPFFGQWRQAPHMWNMTSAQSDLQQRLSYEFDRPNCIEKLAPGGRYSILAHEKKFENISEKPITGNLNNVARERYANGKVGIDAASTFGAYHGEGNADTVQDSCRLVGDSDSVSTRKSVNADPCSTSSSGANLDAHPNSCVNSLPSSAIKEDSSSLGLTAVFQSTNCSKEPTRFSANQSQSQTDPLSKQFYPPSVIDPEVQSQMRNGKTRVDNRTRSQLLPRYWPRITDQELQQISGGGDSNSVITPLFEKMLSASDAGRIGRLVLPKKCAEAYFPIISQPEGLPLKVQDASGKDWVFQFRYWPNNNSRMYVLEGVTPCIQAMQLQAGDTVTFSRIDPEGKLIMGFRKASCGSSEQDSQAVKSGNGFSTPPESDNKGTTKDFKGKTESRNLINTPEQRNCSNFANEGVLQKDGLSARSSQGTRRKGGNLGSKSKRLRIENEDSMELKLTWEEAQQLLRPPPNCVPSVVLVEGHEFEEYEEAPVLGKRTYFTTNQSGENYQWAQCEDCSKWRRLPVDALLPSRWTCSNNTWDTERSLCSAAQELSLEQLAELIPCKTAGAPKRSKVKVETDNIEVSDGLDTLANLAILGEGENLPPSSQPTTKHPRHRPGCTCIVCIQPPSGKGPKHKQSCTCNVCLTVKRRFRTLMLRREKRQSEKEAETARKQQKQQPNQSSPVKAQVCSDSLKSGLSVNNSPHKAMTNEEGISDEGVERRRASPSPLKAPQIDLNIQPEREEETSPKCESGSMMRLLQDAAT; via the exons ATGTCTTCTTCTTCGTCGGCAGCAGTGGTCACAGCCAAGATCTGCTTCAACTCCGAGTGCAAGGAGCCGTTGCCGGACCCCCTGCCCACCAGAAGAAAGGGGTGGCGCCTCCGCTCAGGCGAGATCGCCGACCTCTGCGACCGATGCTC CTGCTCGTTCGAGCAAGGCAATTTCTGCGAAACGTTTCACTCTGACGATGGAGGTTGGAGGAACTGTAAAACGTGCGGCAAG CGGGTGCATTGCGGGTGTGTCGTTTCTGTTTCTACGTACGTGTTACTTGATGCTGGTGGAGTTGATTGCGTTGCATGTGCCAGGAAATCTCTTGTCATG GCACCAAATCAGGTAGCATCTTCTCCTATGTTTATGTCCCAACAAGGACCTGAGAGGAGGGAATTTCCTGCTAAAAGCTGGAAACCTGTGAGTGGTCCATTTTTTGGACAGTGGCGTCAAGCACCACATATGTGGAATATGACAAGTGCACAATCAGATCTGCAACAGAGGCTGTCATACGAATTTGACAGACCTAATTGCATCGAAAAACTTGCTCCTGGTGGGCGCTATTCCATTTTAGCACATGAGAAGAAATTTGAGAACATATCTGAGAAACCAATCACTGGCAACCTTAATAACGTTGCAAGAGAAAGATATGCCAATGGCAAAGTAGGTATTGATGCAGCTTCTACATTTGGTGCATATCATGGAGAAGGCAATGCTGATACAGTGCAAGATTCTTGCCGCCTAGTTGGAGATAGTGATTCTGTCTCTACAAGGAAATCGGTGAATGCAGACCCTTGTTCCACCAGCTCTTCTGGTGCTAACCTTGATGCACATCCAAATTCATGTGTAAACTCGTTACCCTCATCTGCAATAAAAGAGGATTCTTCATCTCTTGGGTTAACTGCTGTTTTTCAATCCACAAATTGCTCGAAGGAGCCAACTAGATTTTCTGCAAACCAATCACAATCTCAAACAGATCCTCTGTCGAAGCAGTTTTACCCTCCAAGTGTGATAGATCCTGAAGTACAAAGTCAAATGCGCAATGGAAAAACTCGAGTAGATAACCGAACACGGTCCCAATTACTTCCTCGATATTGGCCTAGAATAACAGATCAAGAGTTACAACAAATATCCGGTGGTGGAGA TTCAAACTCTGTGATTACTCCATTATTCGAAAAGATGTTAAGTGCTAGTGATGCCGGTCGGATTGGACGTCTAGTACTGCCAAAAAAATGTGCTGAG GCCTACTTCCCTATAATTTCTCAGCCTGAAGGACTTCCTTTGAAAGTTCAGGACGCAAGTGGCAAGGATTGGGTGTTTCAATTTCGTTACTGGCCTAATAATAACAGCCGAATGTATGTTTTGGAGGGGGTTACCCCTTGTATTCAGGCAATGCAATTGCAAGCGGGTGACACAG TAACATTTAGTCGGATAGATCCAGAAGGGAAATTGATTATGGGATTCAGAAAGGCTTCTTGTGGCTCCAGCGAACAG GACTCCCAAGCAGTTAAATCTGGCAATGGTTTCTCAACACCTCCAGAGAGTGACAACAAGGGCACCACTAAAGATTTTAAAGGCAAAACAGAATCAAGGAACTTGATCAATACACCAGAGCAGCGAAACTGCTCTAACTTTGCAAACGAAGGTGTGTTACAAAAAGATGGGCTTAGTGCTAGGTCCTCACAGGGTACTAGAAGGAAAGGTGGCAATCTTGGTTCCAAGAGTAAACGTCTACGAATTGAAAATGAGGACTCCATGGAATTAAAGTTAACATGGGAAGAGGCTCAACAGCTGCTCCGTCCACCTCCTAACTGTGTTCCTAGTGTTGTTCTGGTTGAAGGTCATGAGTTTGAAGAATATGAG GAAGCACCGGTACTTGGGAAGCGTACATACTTTACCACTAACCAATCTGG GGAGAATTATCAATGGGCTCAGTGTGAAGATTGCTCGAAATGGCGCCGACTGCCTGTGGATGCACTTCTGCCATCAAGATGGACCTGTTCTAACAATACATGGGATACTGAAAG GTCTCTGTGCTCAGCTGCTCAGGAATTGAGCTTGGAGCAGCTAGCAGAATTGATCCCTTGTAAAACAG CAGGTGCACCCAAGAGGTCCAAGGTCAAAGTTGAAACCGACAACATTGAAGTTTCAGATGGGCTGGATACTCTTGCTAACCTTGCCATTCTTGGTGAGGGTGAGAACCTCCCCCCTTCTTCCCAGCCCACGACAAAGCATCCAAGGCATAGGCCTGGCTGTACATGCATTGTATGCATACAGCCCCCAAGTGGCAAGGGCCCCAAGCACAAGCAGAGTTGCACATGCAATGTTTGCCTTACAGTCAAGCGGAGGTTCAGGACACTCATGCTTAGGCGGGAGAAGCGTCAGTCAGAGAAGGAAGCTGAGACTGCAAGAAAGCAACAGAAACAACAGCCCAACCAATCATCACCAGTGAAAGCACAAGTCTGCAGCGACTCATTAAAATCTGGTCTGAGTGTGAACAATTCCCCTCATAAAGCAATGACAAACGAGGAGGGGATTAGTGACGAGGGGGTCGAACGCAGAAGGGCATCCCCATCACCTCTCAAGGCCCCTCAGATTGATTTGAACATTCAACCAGAGCGAGAGGAAGAGACCTCACCAAAATGTGAGTCTGGTAGCATGATGAGGCTTCTCCAAGATGCTGCAACTTGA
- the LOC103982878 gene encoding sphingosine kinase 2 — translation MADKTETSVPTLTERVRIDGAPAKASLAADGTLRWSSGEGGERCLALESEGLGLDVVGRRITIRAFVGALKGLSSCGGRRGAGKRVRRDHVLEMPTEELASRWSERMRAYIDSLGRPKRLLIIVNPFGGNKSARKIFDTEIKPLLADAEVLYTLKETKYQLHAQEIANTMDLIKYDGIVCVSGDGVLVEVVNGLLHREDWDTAIQVPLGVIPAGTGNGMAKSLLDAAGEVYSVSNATFSIIRGYRRTLDVVTISQEKTKFFSVLMLTWGLVADIDIESEKYRWMGSARLDFYSLLRIINLRKYNGHVQFVPAPGYEAYGEPINQTNCCSSNTMLYKDDQGDEANVRPCGYQGPSISLDGCEWRSIDGPFISVWINNVPWASEDIMPAPNAKFSDGYLDAVIIKECPKSALLSLMLKMSDGSYCKSPYVVYLKVKAFRLEPGKQVGHPTKGGIIDSDGEVIARGDDLHCEDQQQNLMMAYGPPIQMTVDQGLATIFSPR, via the exons ATGGCGGATAAGACGGAGACCTCGGTTCCGACCTTGACGGAGAGGGTTCGGATCGACGGCGCGCCGGCGAAGGCTAGCCTGGCGGCCGACGGGACGCTGCGGTGGAGCTCCGGCGAAGGCGGGGAACGGTGCCTGGCACTGGAGTCGGAGGGGCTGGGCCTGGACGTGGTGGGGCGCAGGATCACGATCCGGGCCTTCGTTGGGGCGCTCAAGGGGTTGTCTTCTTGCGGCGGGCGGCGTGGCGCCGGCAAGAGGGTGAGGAGGGATCATGTGTTGGAGATGCCCACCGAAGAGTTGGCGTCCAGGTGGAGCGAGAGGATGAGGGCTTACATCGATTCCCTTG GTCGGCCAAAGCGGTTATTGATAATTGTAAACCCATTTGGTGGAAATAAAAGTGCACGAAAGATTTTTGACACAGAAATTAAGCCCCTTCTAGCGGATGCTGAAGTCCTTTATACCTTGAAAG AAACTAAGTATCAGCTCCATGCTCAAGAAATTGCTAACACCATGGATCTTATAAAATATGATGGAATTGTGTGTGTCAGTGGTGATGGTGTTCTTGTAGAG GTTGTTAATGGTTTATTGCACAGGGAAGACTGGGATACTGCAATTCAGGTACCGCTTGGGGTAATTCCAGCAG GTACGGGGAATGGTATGGCAAAATCACTTCTAGATGCAGCTGGTGAAGTTTACTCTGTTTCCAATGCCACATTTTCTATTATTAGAG GTTATAGACGCACCCTTGATGTTGTTACCATCTCCCAAGAAAAGACTAAGTTTTTCAGTGTCTTGATGCTTACCTGGG GTTTGGTGGCAGATATTGATATTGAATCTGAGAAGTATAGGTGGATGGGAAGTGCTCGCTTGGACTTTTAT TCTCTTCTTCGCATAATTAATTTGCGAAAGTACAATGGGCATGTTCAATTTGTTCCAGCACCTGGATATGAAGCATATGGAGAACCAATAAATCAAACCAACTGTTGCAGTAGCAACACTATGCTTTACAAGGACGACCAAGGAGATGAAGCTAATGTTAGGCCATGTGGCTACCAAGGCCCTTCAATTTCCCTGGATGGATGTGAATGGAGGTCTATTGATGGCCCTTTTATTTCGGTTTGGATCAACAACGTGCCATGGGCAAGTGAAGATATTATGCCGGCACCCAATGCCAAG TTCTCTGATGGCTACTTGGACGCAGTCATTATCAAAGAATGTCCAAAGTCGGCTCTTTTGTCACTGATGCTGAAGATGAGTGATGGAAGTTATTGCAAGTCTCCGTATGTCGTGTATCTCAAG GTCAAAGCATTCCGATTAGAGCCAGGTAAGCAGGTAGGACATCCCACGAAGGGTGGCATCATCGACTCTGATGGCGAAGTTATTGCTAGGGGTGATGATCTCCATTGTGAAGATCAACAACAGAATCTGATGATGGCTTATGGTCCTCCCATCCAAATGACGGTGGATCAGGGCTTAGCTACAATCTTCTCACCCAGATGA